In Zingiber officinale cultivar Zhangliang chromosome 11B, Zo_v1.1, whole genome shotgun sequence, a single window of DNA contains:
- the LOC122033779 gene encoding probable aspartic protease At2g35615 — protein sequence MAAVSTFFRLLLLISFVPSVFPQDTVFDVELVHRDSPKSPLYNSSMTPFDQLQAAIVRSVNRASYFDKRIDMNTSIDIELDLKYSGGEFLMRFGLGTPNLQYVFGFIDTGNYLNWVDCAGCQCFNLSGAQFYPYESLSYNKLPCNSDECNSLRLGRCNKDKMCQYHVTFGDGSNIDGIFSSETLSFTSLDTNQTTSFPNILFGCNFRSLHTKMEDPGSSIGLSPNSPSLINQLAPKYISKYFSYCLDVLNGASRLFLGRGKQTITGTTMVTPLMTQDNFYAVQLNAISIPQEFAVFLPKRSVLRAGNIIFDSGSAMTILDTEVMGRLVTELTYYVSLPTVKAGSMKLCFNVLSTEDEEDLPGLWFSFAGTSGNFRVRPENVFRWYNPHVKCMVIVETSGLQVFGNIMQQDVLVGHDLDKMELTIIEKQCTEL from the coding sequence ATGGCAGCCGTTAGTACCTTCTTCCGCCTCCTCCTACTAATCTCCTTCGTGCCATCCGTTTTCCCTCAAGACACTGTCTTCGACGTCGAGCTGGTCCACCGTGACTCTCCCAAGTCGCCACTGTACAACAGCTCGATGACACCCTTTGATCAACTGCAGGCCGCCATCGTTCGCTCGGTCAACCGAGCTAGCTACTTTGACAAGCGCATCGACATGAACACCTCCATCGACATAGAGCTCGACTTGAAATACTCTGGCGGGGAATTCTTGATGAGGTTCGGCTTGGGCACGCCAAATTTGCAATATGTGTTCGGCTTCATCGACACCGGCAACTACCTAAACTGGGTTGACTGCGCTGGTTGCCAATGCTTCAACTTATCTGGTGCCCAATTCTATCCTTATGAATCCCTCTCCTACAACAAGTTACCTTGCAATTCTGATGAGTGCAACAGCCTTAGACTGGGTCGTTGCAATAAAGATAAGATGTGCCAGTACCATGTGACCTTCGGCGACGGCTCCAACATCGACGGAATTTTCTCCTCGGAAACCTTGAGTTTCACCTCATTAGATACGAACCAAACTACCTCctttccaaatattttatttggTTGCAACTTTCGATCCTTGCACACCAAAATGGAAGACCCTGGTAGCTCCATTGGGTTGAGCCCCAATTCGCCATCTTTGATCAATCAGCTCGCACCTAAGTATATCAGCAAGTACTTCTCCTATTGTCTGGACGTGCTCAATGGGGCCAGCAGGCTCTTCTTGGGACGTGGTAAACAGACAATCACCGGAACGACAATGGTCACACCGCTCATGACGCAAGACAACTTCTACGCTGTACAGCTTAACGCCATCTCGATCCCACAAGAGTTTGCTGTCTTCCTTCCTAAGAGGTCCGTGTTGAGGGCCGGCAACATCATCTTCGACTCTGGCAGCGCCATGACCATACTGGACACTGAAGTGATGGGTCGGTTGGTGACGGAATTGACGTATTACGTTAGCTTGCCGACTGTGAAGGCGGGCTCAATGAAATTGTGCTTCAATGTGTTATCGACAGAGGATGAGGAGGATTTGCCAGGGTTGTGGTTCTCATTTGCTGGGACATCGGGGAACTTCAGGGTGAGGCCTGAAAACGTGTTTAGGTGGTATAATCCGCATGTGAAATGCATGGTGATAGTAGAAACGAGTGGTCTACAAGTCTTTGGGAATATTATGCAGCAAGATGTTTTGGTTGGACATGATCTAGATAAAATGGAATTGACCATTATAGAGAAACAATGCACTGAGTTATAA